The following are from one region of the Acidobacteriota bacterium genome:
- a CDS encoding LPS-assembly protein LptD has translation MGTIAKALKYLVTIALLVLQPLICPRPLLGQVPPELHSTPAPTILAVPHAISATSPVDMKADAQEKVGDLYTLTGNVEITRDDMRLTADRVDYNAVSGAAIATGNVRFSQLGRNEQMQAERAEYNLHTGAANFHNVEGSLGGLARSSASLLVTTNPIYFNARRAERDESGEYRVFDAEITVCDPADPTWTFSAPRSTIRPDSDAVIHSATLRVLKVPVLYLPILYRSLGVRPRNSGFLAPSVGNNSRFGFVVGEAFYWAINRSMDAELGGEYLSARGWSQQASFRSVLNASSSLRLTYYGVEDRGFGPNKVDQGGRSARAEGVTRIGSNIRGVVDFNYLSSLTFREAFSQTYTEAVSSEIHSFGFLSHNQGPHQLNLFLSRTENFQSLQPNDAVRLRALPRLDYRRLDQQLWRHLPFRLGWDLSAGLVSRSEPSVRTGSGLRSSLFERLELYPRLSLPLRAGGSSLNTELGFRATHYGNRRAVSSLDSETLTRGVTSLSLQWNLPYISRTYSSTWLSQSAVRHVIEPRVDFRLVNGAGDFREILVFDEQDLVTNTRELEYSINNRILTRRGPGGAGSMDEILSLEIKQQYYFDNDFGGALELGRRNVFFSPLMLTASAFLDRPRRFSPLISYLRFRPASHLELEVREDYDPELHRFTHGGLVSSVRFGEDFLSLSHSFVRTTPTLAAAANQLGFSLGHGNMTRVGWNAVVAGALDVRAGYLQYTAFQGSYNNDCCGISLEFRRFALGPARNENQFRVAFSLANIGTFGTLKKQERLF, from the coding sequence TTGGGGACCATCGCGAAGGCGCTGAAATACTTAGTTACCATAGCCCTGCTGGTATTGCAGCCTCTAATTTGTCCGCGCCCGTTATTAGGGCAGGTGCCTCCAGAGCTACATTCCACTCCCGCTCCCACTATCCTCGCTGTCCCCCATGCCATTTCCGCCACTTCTCCAGTGGACATGAAGGCCGACGCGCAGGAGAAAGTTGGCGATCTTTATACTTTGACGGGCAACGTCGAGATCACTCGCGATGACATGCGTCTCACCGCCGACCGCGTGGACTACAACGCCGTGAGCGGCGCCGCCATCGCCACCGGGAATGTCCGCTTCAGCCAATTGGGTCGCAATGAGCAGATGCAGGCGGAGCGCGCCGAATACAATCTTCATACCGGGGCCGCCAACTTTCACAACGTGGAGGGCAGTCTCGGCGGGCTGGCGCGTTCCTCTGCGTCACTTCTGGTAACCACTAATCCCATTTATTTCAATGCCCGCCGCGCTGAGCGCGACGAATCTGGCGAGTACCGCGTCTTCGACGCCGAAATTACTGTATGCGATCCCGCTGATCCCACTTGGACGTTCTCCGCGCCGCGCTCGACTATCCGTCCGGATTCAGATGCGGTCATTCACAGTGCCACGCTACGCGTCTTGAAAGTTCCGGTACTCTATCTGCCGATCCTCTATCGCTCGCTGGGTGTTCGACCGCGCAACTCTGGATTTTTGGCGCCCTCGGTGGGCAATAATTCGCGCTTTGGCTTCGTTGTCGGCGAGGCATTCTACTGGGCGATCAATCGCAGCATGGATGCCGAGCTGGGCGGCGAATACCTGAGCGCGCGTGGCTGGTCGCAGCAAGCCAGCTTCCGCTCGGTGCTGAATGCCTCCTCCAGTTTGCGACTTACTTATTATGGCGTGGAAGATCGTGGCTTCGGGCCCAACAAAGTGGATCAGGGAGGGCGATCCGCCCGCGCCGAGGGAGTCACTCGGATCGGGTCCAATATACGTGGCGTTGTGGATTTTAATTACCTTAGCTCTCTGACGTTCCGTGAGGCGTTTTCGCAGACGTACACCGAGGCGGTGAGTTCCGAGATACATAGCTTCGGATTTCTCTCACACAACCAGGGCCCGCACCAATTGAACTTATTTCTCTCGCGCACGGAGAACTTCCAAAGTCTGCAACCGAATGATGCCGTACGTTTGCGCGCTCTGCCTCGCCTGGATTATCGTCGCCTCGACCAGCAACTTTGGCGACACTTGCCGTTTCGGCTTGGCTGGGATCTTTCAGCGGGTCTGGTCAGCCGCAGCGAGCCCTCCGTGCGGACCGGGAGTGGTCTGCGCAGTTCGCTGTTTGAAAGGCTGGAGTTATATCCACGCCTATCGCTACCGTTGCGCGCCGGCGGCTCGTCATTGAATACGGAACTGGGGTTTCGTGCGACTCACTATGGCAATCGCCGCGCGGTATCTTCTCTGGACTCAGAAACATTGACGCGGGGAGTAACTAGTCTCTCGCTGCAATGGAATCTTCCCTATATTTCCCGAACGTACTCAAGTACTTGGTTGAGTCAGTCCGCGGTACGGCATGTGATCGAGCCCCGGGTGGATTTCCGTCTGGTGAATGGAGCCGGAGACTTCCGGGAAATTCTGGTCTTTGACGAGCAGGATTTGGTGACCAATACGCGGGAGTTGGAATACTCCATCAATAATCGGATACTCACACGCCGGGGTCCTGGCGGGGCTGGCAGCATGGACGAAATATTGTCCCTGGAGATCAAGCAGCAATATTACTTTGATAACGATTTTGGCGGCGCGCTCGAACTCGGGCGCCGCAACGTGTTCTTCTCGCCACTGATGCTGACTGCCTCGGCCTTTCTCGACCGCCCACGGCGCTTCTCGCCTCTTATATCCTATCTGCGCTTCCGCCCCGCCAGCCACCTGGAGCTGGAGGTGCGCGAGGACTACGATCCGGAGCTGCACCGCTTCACGCACGGCGGTCTGGTGAGCAGCGTGAGATTCGGCGAAGACTTCCTCTCGCTCAGCCATTCTTTTGTCCGGACCACGCCAACGCTGGCCGCGGCCGCCAATCAACTGGGCTTCTCGTTGGGCCACGGCAACATGACCCGCGTCGGATGGAACGCAGTGGTGGCCGGAGCACTCGACGTGCGCGCGGGCTATCTGCAATACACGGCCTTTCAAGGCAGTTACAATAACGATTGCTGCGGCATCAGCCTTGAATTCCGTCGCTTCGCCCTTGGCCCGGCGCGAAACGAAAATCAATTCCGCGTAGCCTTCTCGTTGGCCAACATCGGCACCTTCGGTACCCTGAAAAAGCAGGAACGCCTGTTCTGA
- a CDS encoding tetratricopeptide repeat protein, translating into MIQAETPSTACDSLADKMRPIRFTRITRTRSIDQAQDAVAHFLLLCLLGLALGATPARAQQAQWEALNQQLSELYGKGRYQEALPVAERALSVAEQTFGTTHFNVASSLNNLAEIYRLLDRTDEAEPLYQRAMRVAERSMGNENTLLAATLNNLGELYRTRKDYPAAEPLYRRSIQIREKTLGAESADLAQALNNLALLHADQNKWEEAEPLYQRALAIYKKSYGEQSALVGATSGNLAELYRHQEKFKEAEPLYAAAIAIAGKLNGAQHSSTASLRNNLALLYSAQKKYKEAERSFQQALLIQEKAYGRDGSTVGTTLMNMASMYDDMGELSKAETAWIRVLGIAEKVYGKNHSALSTPLNALADIYKKQNKTPQAEEMAARVANLSAQK; encoded by the coding sequence GTGATTCAGGCAGAGACGCCGAGCACTGCTTGTGATAGCCTTGCAGACAAGATGCGGCCTATACGATTTACACGAATTACACGAACACGATCCATTGATCAGGCACAAGATGCCGTAGCACATTTTCTGTTGCTCTGTCTGCTGGGATTGGCGCTGGGTGCCACACCGGCCCGCGCGCAGCAAGCGCAGTGGGAAGCGCTGAATCAACAGCTCTCCGAACTGTACGGTAAAGGCCGTTATCAGGAGGCGCTGCCGGTGGCCGAGCGTGCGCTTTCAGTGGCTGAGCAAACTTTCGGGACCACTCACTTCAACGTCGCCAGCAGTCTCAATAATCTCGCCGAGATTTACCGCCTGCTGGACCGGACGGATGAGGCCGAGCCTCTCTATCAGCGCGCCATGCGCGTTGCCGAGCGCAGCATGGGCAACGAAAACACTCTACTGGCCGCCACGCTGAATAACCTGGGTGAGCTCTATCGCACGCGGAAGGATTACCCGGCAGCGGAGCCGCTTTATCGCCGCTCGATCCAGATTCGCGAGAAAACGCTGGGCGCGGAATCCGCCGACTTGGCGCAGGCGCTGAACAACCTCGCGTTGCTGCACGCCGATCAGAACAAGTGGGAAGAGGCTGAGCCCCTCTATCAGCGCGCGCTGGCTATCTACAAGAAATCCTATGGCGAGCAGAGCGCGCTAGTGGGGGCCACCTCCGGTAACCTCGCCGAGCTGTACCGCCATCAGGAAAAATTCAAAGAAGCTGAGCCGCTTTACGCGGCAGCCATCGCCATCGCCGGAAAGCTGAATGGCGCGCAGCATTCTAGTACTGCGTCGCTGCGCAACAATCTGGCGTTACTCTACAGCGCGCAGAAGAAATATAAAGAGGCCGAGCGCAGCTTCCAGCAGGCGCTGCTCATTCAGGAGAAAGCCTACGGGCGCGACGGCTCAACGGTGGGCACCACGCTGATGAACATGGCCAGCATGTACGATGACATGGGCGAGTTATCGAAGGCCGAGACCGCCTGGATCCGCGTGCTGGGCATCGCTGAAAAGGTCTACGGCAAGAACCATTCCGCGCTGTCCACGCCCCTGAACGCACTCGCTGATATCTACAAGAAGCAAAACAAAACCCCGCAAGCCGAAGAAATGGCCGCCCGCGTGGCAAACCTCTCAGCGCAAAAATAG
- a CDS encoding radical SAM protein — protein sequence MASIKLTTRIKRRALAAHRVYRMWSRVAWGLVHKDHPLLVHIIPQRRCNLACTYCNEFDDFSPPVPLEEMLRRVDQLAALGTSVITISGGEPLLHPQLDEVIARMRYHGIIAGMITNGYLLMPERIERLNRAGLEYLQISIDNVQPDDVSKKSLKVLDKKLEMLAEHADFAVNINSVVGSGVANPEDAIHIAERALALGFTTTLGIIHDGSGQLKPIGEADRNVYEATKKWGKRRFARFIEFQENIAYGRPHNWRCRAGARYLYICEEGLVHYCSQQRGYPGIPLAKYSVADIRREYGTKKDCAPFCTVNCVQQISIVDNWRDPQTRPDARASQPASAEPAAGHLVQS from the coding sequence ATGGCTTCGATCAAACTCACCACTCGAATTAAACGCCGCGCGCTGGCCGCGCACCGCGTCTATCGCATGTGGTCGCGCGTGGCCTGGGGGCTTGTACACAAGGATCATCCGCTGCTGGTGCACATCATTCCGCAGCGCCGCTGCAATCTGGCTTGCACCTACTGCAACGAGTTTGACGATTTTTCTCCGCCCGTGCCGCTCGAGGAAATGCTGCGACGCGTCGATCAACTGGCCGCGCTGGGGACCTCCGTCATCACCATCAGCGGCGGTGAGCCTCTGCTGCACCCGCAGCTTGACGAGGTCATCGCGCGCATGCGCTACCACGGCATCATCGCCGGCATGATCACCAACGGCTACCTCTTAATGCCCGAGCGCATCGAGCGACTGAACCGCGCCGGGCTTGAGTATTTGCAGATCAGCATCGACAACGTGCAGCCCGACGATGTTTCCAAGAAGAGTCTTAAAGTCCTGGACAAGAAACTCGAGATGCTCGCCGAGCACGCCGACTTCGCCGTGAACATCAATTCGGTGGTGGGTAGTGGCGTGGCCAACCCTGAAGACGCCATACACATCGCCGAGCGCGCCCTGGCGCTGGGTTTCACCACCACGCTGGGCATCATCCATGACGGCTCGGGGCAGTTGAAGCCCATCGGCGAGGCCGACCGCAACGTTTACGAGGCGACCAAGAAGTGGGGCAAGCGGCGCTTCGCGCGCTTCATTGAATTTCAGGAGAACATCGCCTACGGTCGTCCGCATAATTGGCGCTGCCGCGCCGGCGCGCGCTATCTCTACATTTGCGAGGAGGGCCTCGTGCATTACTGCTCGCAGCAGCGCGGCTATCCCGGCATTCCATTGGCGAAGTATTCCGTGGCGGACATCCGCCGCGAATACGGGACCAAGAAGGATTGCGCGCCGTTCTGCACCGTGAACTGCGTCCAGCAGATTTCCATCGTGGACAACTGGCGCGATCCGCAGACGCGTCCCGACGCGCGCGCCTCGCAGCCAGCGTCGGCAGAGCCTGCGGCGGGCCATCTGGTGCAGTCGTAG
- a CDS encoding cupin codes for MPTLVAAPTRIEAAGTKPKIIDEYIGRVNSKTEAASVAHMRSPAGWEEPGQTPAFDEFTIVLKGTLTVRHRDGVMEVAAGQAVITKPGEWVQYSTRVDTEYIAVCLPAFSPATVHRDTP; via the coding sequence GTGCCAACTTTAGTTGCCGCGCCCACGCGCATCGAGGCCGCGGGCACCAAGCCCAAGATCATTGACGAATACATCGGACGCGTGAACAGCAAGACCGAAGCGGCCAGCGTCGCGCATATGCGCAGCCCCGCCGGGTGGGAAGAGCCGGGACAGACGCCCGCGTTCGACGAGTTCACCATCGTCTTGAAGGGCACTCTGACCGTGCGCCATCGCGACGGCGTGATGGAGGTGGCCGCCGGTCAGGCTGTCATCACCAAGCCGGGCGAGTGGGTGCAATACTCCACGCGCGTGGACACCGAGTACATCGCGGTATGCCTGCCGGCGTTTTCGCCCGCTACGGTGCATCGCGACACGCCGTAG
- a CDS encoding MBOAT family protein: protein MSFYLTPNPESPTPDPTMPFDAILFWIFLAAVWALWMLSPSAVYRRVVLAAAGFVFYYLAQPVFAVLLLIVTAFTYLIGAGIQRAALPELRQRLLWLGVGSSVLCLAIFKYASLMGRAGLRFAEIVPGLQNEAAQFILPLGISYYIFQAIGYVIDCYRRQAPEGATFLDYALFLNFFPHLTAGPILRSADFLPQLRQRACLAAPVMWESLLLITCGLFKKLVIADNLAGYVNEVFGALGSASSPQILLATYAYAVQIYCDFSGYTDVALGAALLFGLRLPANFRWPYLANSAADFWNRWHISLSHWLRDYVYFSLPGLRSGSLLAPCRNLLITMALCGLWHGAGWTFFLWGLYHGALLAAYRAGQPFWRRLKALPDWLHNLCAIIFVQQLVVVGWVLFRIEKIGDLRVYLGGLFNLDSLGGAFSALSSDKKLVAGMLLLFWLGQFLHQRYPLIDYMKARPWNPWAMSLLLLLGLAIVTFKQSIAVPFLYFKF, encoded by the coding sequence GTGTCCTTCTACCTAACCCCGAACCCCGAATCCCCAACCCCGGACCCAACCATGCCTTTTGACGCGATTCTATTCTGGATTTTTCTCGCGGCGGTCTGGGCGCTGTGGATGCTCTCGCCCAGCGCGGTGTATCGCCGCGTGGTGCTGGCCGCGGCGGGATTCGTCTTCTATTATCTGGCCCAACCAGTTTTCGCAGTCCTGCTGCTGATCGTCACCGCGTTTACTTACCTGATTGGCGCAGGCATTCAGCGCGCCGCGTTGCCGGAACTGCGCCAGCGACTGCTGTGGCTGGGCGTCGGCTCGAGCGTGCTCTGTCTGGCCATCTTCAAATACGCCAGCCTGATGGGCCGCGCCGGACTGCGCTTTGCAGAAATTGTCCCCGGCCTGCAAAATGAGGCGGCGCAGTTCATCCTGCCGCTGGGCATCAGCTACTATATTTTCCAGGCCATCGGATACGTAATCGATTGTTACCGCCGCCAGGCTCCCGAGGGCGCCACCTTCCTTGACTACGCGCTGTTCCTGAACTTCTTCCCGCACCTCACCGCCGGGCCCATCCTGCGCAGCGCCGACTTTCTGCCGCAACTCCGCCAGCGCGCGTGTCTGGCCGCGCCGGTCATGTGGGAGAGCCTGTTGCTGATCACTTGCGGGCTGTTCAAGAAGCTGGTCATCGCCGACAATCTGGCCGGCTACGTCAATGAAGTGTTCGGCGCGCTAGGCAGCGCGTCGTCGCCTCAGATACTTCTGGCCACCTATGCCTATGCGGTGCAGATTTACTGCGACTTCTCCGGCTACACCGACGTTGCCCTCGGCGCCGCGCTGCTGTTTGGATTGCGCTTGCCCGCCAACTTCCGGTGGCCATATCTTGCAAACAGCGCGGCGGATTTTTGGAACCGTTGGCACATCTCGCTCTCGCACTGGCTGCGCGATTACGTTTACTTCTCGCTGCCGGGGCTGCGCTCCGGTTCGCTCTTGGCTCCCTGTCGCAATCTGCTCATCACCATGGCGCTGTGCGGACTGTGGCACGGCGCGGGCTGGACATTCTTTCTCTGGGGCCTCTATCATGGCGCGTTGCTGGCCGCTTACCGCGCGGGTCAGCCCTTCTGGCGACGACTGAAAGCGTTGCCCGATTGGCTGCACAATCTTTGTGCAATCATTTTTGTACAGCAACTGGTGGTGGTTGGTTGGGTTTTGTTTCGCATAGAAAAGATCGGTGATCTGCGCGTCTATCTTGGCGGCTTGTTCAATCTGGACTCACTCGGCGGAGCCTTCAGTGCGTTAAGCTCTGATAAAAAGTTGGTGGCGGGAATGCTGCTGCTATTCTGGCTCGGGCAATTCCTTCACCAGAGATATCCGCTGATCGACTACATGAAAGCCCGCCCGTGGAACCCCTGGGCCATGTCGCTGCTGTTGTTGCTGGGACTGGCCATCGTCACTTTCAAACAGTCGATCGCCGTGCCGTTCCTCTACTTCAAGTTTTAG
- a CDS encoding ketoacyl-ACP synthase III — translation MSFIRAFGAYLPETMITNDQLASRLGCEAEWIFTASGIRERRQAGVDETLVEMAARAGRACLEHADLNPDQIGMVIMSTGSAPRRFPGPVAETASKLSLPAGVATLDVPMASAGTLFAMALADQLAVRYGNILVLGVEKMTEIAWREPADPNMAILFGDGAGACLISPNSGIAEIVDHTLQSDGSFTRDLRLEHDGTLYMEGRSVILQASRKIPAAIMLLLERHKWSAAEINVLLMHQANQNLMNRVAQAVGMAQDRVFSVIEKTGNTSSASMLIAAAEWTQEQTSLLGKRIAFAAFGAGFHWGALLARGV, via the coding sequence GTGTCATTCATTCGAGCCTTCGGCGCATACCTGCCGGAAACTATGATCACCAACGACCAGCTTGCCTCGCGGCTCGGCTGCGAGGCCGAGTGGATTTTCACGGCCTCCGGCATTCGGGAACGACGGCAGGCGGGTGTGGATGAAACGCTCGTCGAGATGGCGGCGCGCGCAGGCCGCGCGTGTCTTGAACATGCGGACCTAAACCCGGATCAAATCGGAATGGTTATTATGTCCACCGGGTCCGCGCCGCGTCGCTTCCCCGGTCCAGTGGCGGAGACTGCTTCAAAATTAAGTTTGCCCGCTGGCGTGGCAACACTCGACGTGCCCATGGCCAGCGCTGGAACACTCTTCGCGATGGCGCTCGCCGATCAATTGGCGGTGCGCTATGGAAACATTCTGGTGCTCGGCGTGGAGAAGATGACTGAAATCGCGTGGCGCGAGCCAGCCGATCCCAACATGGCGATTCTTTTTGGCGATGGCGCGGGGGCGTGCCTGATCAGCCCTAATTCCGGCATCGCGGAAATCGTGGATCACACGCTGCAATCCGACGGCAGCTTCACCCGCGATCTGCGGCTGGAACACGACGGCACTCTATACATGGAAGGCCGCAGCGTGATCCTGCAAGCCTCGCGCAAAATTCCAGCGGCGATCATGCTGCTGCTGGAGCGCCATAAATGGTCTGCTGCCGAGATAAATGTCCTACTCATGCATCAAGCGAACCAGAATCTAATGAACCGCGTCGCGCAGGCTGTTGGCATGGCGCAGGATCGCGTCTTCAGCGTGATCGAGAAGACCGGCAACACCTCGTCAGCATCCATGCTAATCGCGGCAGCAGAGTGGACACAGGAGCAGACATCACTCTTGGGCAAGCGCATCGCCTTCGCTGCTTTCGGTGCCGGATTCCACTGGGGCGCACTGCTCGCACGCGGTGTCTAG
- a CDS encoding acyl carrier protein yields the protein MTDREKIQQILQGISKTALPAQPSESLFDAGVLDSFSLVDLVAGLEQAFSIKIPDSDLNPRQFDSIAHIEKYLNSHR from the coding sequence ATGACAGACCGCGAGAAAATTCAGCAGATTCTTCAGGGCATATCCAAAACTGCGCTGCCCGCCCAACCCTCGGAGTCGTTGTTCGATGCTGGCGTGCTCGATTCGTTTTCGCTGGTGGATTTGGTGGCCGGGCTCGAGCAGGCCTTCAGCATTAAGATTCCTGACTCAGATTTGAATCCACGCCAATTCGATTCCATCGCGCACATTGAGAAATATCTCAACAGCCACCGCTAG
- the hpnH gene encoding adenosyl-hopene transferase HpnH, whose translation MPFPLSMTLTMSKYVMKNRLMGREKFPLVLMLEPLHACNLTCTGCGRIREYKETIKETIPVEQCLGAVEDCGAPIVSICGGEPMIWQPLDKLVAELMNRKKFVYLCTNGMFIEKRLKEFQPSSRFFFNVHIDGLEKTHDICVEREGVFKAAVAGIKAAKAAGFMVCTNTTVYAETDMGEIEAMLDYLQSLGCDGHMLSPAYSYSAVKTKEIFMDRAMIRDKFRDIDRLFNRYKLNSSPIYLEFLKGDRELSCTAWGNPTYNTQGWKGPCYLMTDAHHETYQQLIDNTPWEKYGYGKDPRCENCMVHCGYEPSAALGVNSRLGDTFKMMTWALTS comes from the coding sequence ATGCCGTTTCCGTTGAGCATGACGCTCACGATGTCCAAGTACGTGATGAAGAACCGGCTGATGGGGCGCGAGAAATTCCCGCTGGTGTTGATGCTGGAGCCGCTCCACGCCTGCAACCTTACTTGCACCGGCTGCGGTCGCATCCGCGAATACAAAGAGACCATCAAGGAAACGATACCGGTTGAGCAGTGCCTAGGCGCGGTGGAGGACTGTGGCGCGCCCATCGTCTCCATCTGCGGCGGCGAGCCGATGATCTGGCAGCCTCTCGACAAACTGGTGGCCGAGCTGATGAACCGCAAGAAGTTCGTTTACCTCTGTACCAACGGCATGTTCATCGAAAAGCGGCTGAAGGAGTTCCAACCCTCGTCGCGTTTTTTCTTCAACGTGCACATTGACGGGCTCGAAAAAACGCACGACATCTGTGTCGAGCGTGAAGGCGTGTTTAAGGCCGCTGTCGCCGGCATCAAAGCGGCCAAGGCTGCTGGCTTCATGGTTTGCACCAACACCACTGTGTACGCCGAGACTGACATGGGCGAGATCGAAGCCATGCTTGATTATCTGCAATCGCTCGGTTGCGACGGACACATGCTCTCGCCGGCCTATTCGTACAGCGCCGTGAAGACCAAGGAAATTTTTATGGATCGCGCCATGATCCGCGACAAGTTCCGTGATATCGACCGCCTATTTAACCGTTACAAACTGAACAGTTCGCCCATTTATCTCGAATTTCTGAAGGGTGATCGTGAGTTGAGCTGTACAGCTTGGGGCAATCCGACTTACAACACGCAAGGTTGGAAAGGCCCATGCTATCTGATGACCGACGCGCATCACGAAACCTATCAACAGTTGATCGACAACACGCCGTGGGAGAAATACGGCTACGGCAAGGACCCGCGCTGCGAAAACTGCATGGTCCATTGCGGCTATGAGCCAAGCGCGGCACTCGGCGTCAACTCGCGGTTGGGCGATACTTTCAAGATGATGACCTGGGCGCTCACTTCGTAG